From one Rhineura floridana isolate rRhiFlo1 chromosome 4, rRhiFlo1.hap2, whole genome shotgun sequence genomic stretch:
- the NEIL2 gene encoding endonuclease 8-like 2, with translation MRFQLLCSPFVRQALVNMVGIPKQMNPDDLKTMALSDTQVHGKNFFLAFGTIQKVVPSCESTSPESLNTGHKWLRFHFCLYGRICTNEFARANKANKRRDWKDPIPKYEWLVLHLDGGRLLVFYGCQIQQCSSPVAEPATDILSPEFNQEQVMEALRKATSVSLTPGSRGRAEAKEWQELQSSRRVIHSSNPEVNCGRGTPGPGADLCPRAPASLGLVLEPRSLGLHQAAQIGDFPLTQESTTQMWLYAGPP, from the exons ATGAGATTCCAGCTTCTGTGCTCTCCCTTTGTGAGGCAGGCACTGGTCAACATGGTGGGAATCCCAAAGCAAATGAACCCAGATGATCTGAAGACAATGGCACTGTCAGACACTCAG GTCCACGGGAAGAACTTTTTCCTGGCTTTTGGTACCATTCAGAAGGTAGTGCCCAGTTGCGAAAGCACATCTCCAGAAAGCCTGAACACAGGCCAT AAATGGTTACgcttccacttttgcctctatgGAAGGATCTGTACCAATGAGTTTGCAAGAGCCAACAAGGCAAACAAAAGAAGAGACTGGAAAGATCCAATTCCCAAGTATGAATG GCTGGTTCTGCATTTGGATGGCGGGAGACTCCTTGTCTTTTACGGCTGCCAAATCCAGCAGTGTTCTTCTCCTGTTGCTGAGCCGGCCACTGACATCCTGAGCCCGGAGTTCAACCAGGAACAGGTTATGGAGGCCCTGCGTAAAGCCACATCTGTGTCGTTGACTCCTGGATCAAGGGGAA gggctgaagcaaaGGAATGGCAGGAGCTCCAGAGCTCTCGCcgtgtgatccacagcagcaatcCTGAAGTGAATTGTGGAAGGGGAacgccggggcctggggcagacttgtgcccaagggccccggcaagTCTGGGGCTGGTCCTGGAGCCAAGGAGCTTGGGCCTGCACCAGGCTGCTCAGATTGGAG ACTTCCCCTTGACCCAGGAGTCAACGACACAGATGTGGCTTTACGCAGGGCCTCCATAA